A window from Pseudomonas sp. Tri1 encodes these proteins:
- a CDS encoding glycosyltransferase family 2 protein, producing the protein MHNPCAVIPVYNHETAITAVVQALLANGLPCVLVDDASSPACATVLEQLAEDEQVHLIRLAVNQGKGGAVMTGLREASRLGFSHALQVDADGQHDLGDVKTFIEQSRAHPDAVICGYPHYDASVPKGRLYARYLTHVMVWINSLSLQIRDSMCGFRVYPLPPTLALIDSANIGKRMDFDSDILVRLAWRNQPMRWLHTRVHYPQDGVSHFRLFHDNVLISSMHTRLFFGMLVRSPMILWRRWRA; encoded by the coding sequence ATGCATAACCCCTGCGCCGTCATCCCGGTCTACAACCACGAAACAGCCATCACGGCGGTGGTCCAGGCGTTGCTCGCCAACGGCCTGCCCTGTGTGCTGGTAGACGACGCCAGCAGCCCCGCCTGCGCGACCGTGCTGGAGCAATTGGCCGAAGACGAGCAGGTTCATCTGATCAGGCTGGCCGTCAACCAGGGCAAGGGCGGCGCGGTGATGACCGGCTTAAGGGAGGCTTCGCGCCTGGGTTTCAGCCACGCCTTGCAGGTGGACGCCGACGGGCAGCACGACCTTGGCGACGTGAAAACCTTCATCGAGCAATCCCGTGCCCACCCGGACGCGGTGATCTGTGGTTATCCGCACTACGACGCCAGCGTGCCGAAAGGCCGTCTGTACGCGCGCTACCTGACGCACGTCATGGTCTGGATCAACAGCCTGTCCCTGCAAATCCGCGACTCCATGTGTGGCTTTCGGGTCTATCCCTTGCCACCGACCCTGGCGCTGATCGACTCGGCGAACATCGGCAAACGCATGGACTTCGACTCCGACATCCTCGTACGCCTGGCTTGGCGCAATCAACCGATGCGCTGGCTGCACACCCGGGTTCATTACCCCCAGGACGGTGTCTCGCACTTTCGCCTGTTCCACGACAACGTGCTGATTTCCAGCATGCACACCCGGTTGTTCTTCGGCATGCTGGTGCGTTCTCCCATGATTCTCTGGCGACGGTGGCGGGCATGA